A stretch of the Arcobacter sp. LA11 genome encodes the following:
- a CDS encoding metal-sulfur cluster assembly factor: MSLIKNDEAIKAEVINRLKNIFDPEIPVNIYDLGLIYKIDFAIIDNYRHASVEMTLTSPSCPVAEGLVEQVRYVTLSVEEIDEVNVNLVFDPPWDMSKMSEDAKEIMVASGAAI, encoded by the coding sequence ATGTCGTTAATAAAAAATGATGAAGCAATTAAAGCAGAAGTAATTAATAGATTAAAAAATATATTTGATCCAGAAATACCAGTAAATATTTATGACTTAGGATTAATATACAAAATAGACTTTGCAATAATAGATAATTATAGACATGCAAGTGTTGAAATGACACTTACATCTCCATCTTGTCCAGTTGCAGAAGGTTTAGTTGAACAAGTAAGATATGTAACATTAAGTGTTGAAGAAATAGATGAAGTAAATGTAAATTTAGTTTTTGACCCACCTTGGGATATGAGTAAGATGAGTGAAGATGCAAAAGAAATTATGGTAGCTTCTGGAGCAGCTATCTAA
- the sufC gene encoding Fe-S cluster assembly ATPase SufC → MKNEKQEKHMLNIKNLKVNIDNKEILKGLDLKINPGEIHVLMGQNGAGKSTLVKTLSAHYDCEVTQGDITYKEKDLLELDVNERANEGIFMSFQNPVEVPGVNNSYFLRTAINEKRKYNNEKELDTMEFLKLSKEELGKFDIDKKLMQRDLNDGFSGGEKKRNELMQLLLLKPELIMLDEIDSGLDVDAIKTVADVVNDLLQKDKNRSLLMITHYDRLLSLIKPDFVHVLKDGKIVKTGDYNLALELDSKGYEGIGINDETN, encoded by the coding sequence ATAAAAAATGAAAAGCAGGAGAAACACATGCTTAATATAAAAAATTTAAAAGTAAATATTGATAATAAAGAAATTTTAAAAGGCTTAGATTTAAAAATAAATCCAGGTGAAATCCATGTTCTTATGGGACAAAATGGTGCAGGTAAATCTACACTAGTAAAAACATTAAGTGCTCACTATGATTGTGAAGTTACGCAAGGTGATATTACTTATAAAGAAAAAGATTTATTAGAATTAGATGTAAATGAACGTGCAAATGAAGGTATTTTCATGAGTTTTCAAAACCCAGTTGAAGTACCAGGGGTAAATAATAGCTACTTTCTAAGAACTGCAATAAATGAAAAAAGAAAATATAACAATGAAAAAGAGCTTGACACTATGGAGTTTCTAAAACTTTCAAAAGAAGAGCTAGGAAAATTTGACATTGATAAAAAATTGATGCAAAGAGATTTAAATGATGGCTTTTCTGGTGGAGAGAAAAAAAGAAATGAATTAATGCAGTTGCTTTTACTAAAACCAGAGTTAATCATGCTAGATGAGATAGATTCAGGTCTAGATGTAGATGCAATTAAAACTGTAGCAGATGTAGTAAATGATTTATTGCAAAAAGATAAAAACCGTTCACTTTTAATGATTACACATTATGATAGATTATTATCTTTAATAAAACCAGACTTTGTACATGTATTAAAAGATGGGAAAATAGTAAAAACAGGTGATTATAACTTAGCACTTGAACTTGATAGCAAAGGTTATGAAGGAATAGGAATAAATGATGAAACTAATTGA
- a CDS encoding DUF2214 family protein: protein MSEIIFRYIHFIGIMSLSATLVAEHLILSSQMNMKQFKKVAFIDLIFGISAIITLIGGLSLWLWVGKDSSFYSTNWIFHIKITIFILISLLSIYPTVFFLKNRNNSSEIIKIPKIITILIKIELLLLFILPFLGNLISRGYGID from the coding sequence ATGTCAGAGATAATTTTTAGATATATACATTTTATAGGTATTATGAGTTTATCTGCAACTTTAGTTGCTGAGCATTTAATTCTAAGTTCACAAATGAATATGAAACAATTTAAAAAAGTTGCTTTTATTGATTTGATTTTTGGAATAAGTGCAATTATAACTTTAATTGGTGGATTATCATTATGGTTGTGGGTAGGAAAAGATAGTAGTTTTTATTCAACAAACTGGATTTTTCATATAAAAATTACAATATTTATTCTAATCTCATTATTATCAATTTATCCAACAGTATTTTTTCTTAAAAATAGAAATAATAGTTCTGAAATAATTAAGATACCTAAAATAATAACTATCTTAATTAAAATTGAACTATTATTATTATTTATTTTACCATTCTTAGGTAACTTAATATCTCGTGGCTATGGTATTGACTGA
- a CDS encoding transporter substrate-binding domain-containing protein has translation MPVLKIFFIYIIFLLSASFAHNDIPKVQIEDSINNIKYNKNFSLKENQYLKKKKMIKICIDPDWMPFEKINKNGEHIGISYDYFNIFQKQIKIPIKLVNTDSWTQTLAFLREKKCDILTLGNVTPERKTYLNFTKAYLKIPFIITTKNEQHYVNNLKYLKYKTVGVVKNNALMTILQNKYPNFIIKEVNSNKDGLEQVQENKLYAFAGNMLSVSHILQTEYMNDLKIMSKLGNEKSNLAIGVRNDDLMLLQIFNKLVDNLSEETHQEIINKYLSIKYEQNVNYKYLPEIIVFVFLLLFAGGFIHYQLKQINNKLRKKVKERTDQLLKQSRLAQMGEMISMIAHQWRQPLTAISATTNSLLIKLILEEKISNNDLRKEILLISDYAQHLSMTIDDFRNFFKKDKEKSSITLEKIIKNSMSIVNPSLESKGIELKVDFNCNKELKLFSSEVNQVLLNIIKNSEDALFENNISNPLIIIRTFFDQTYAIIEIEDNAGGVPEDIIDKVFDPYFSTKESKDGTGLGLYMSKLIINDHCNGKLNIKNSQDGAIFKIRIPL, from the coding sequence ATGCCAGTTTTAAAAATTTTCTTTATATATATTATATTTCTATTGAGTGCCTCTTTTGCTCATAATGATATACCTAAAGTTCAAATTGAGGATTCTATCAATAATATAAAATATAATAAAAACTTTTCACTTAAAGAGAATCAATATTTAAAAAAGAAAAAAATGATAAAGATATGTATTGATCCTGATTGGATGCCATTTGAAAAGATTAATAAAAATGGCGAACATATTGGAATAAGTTATGATTATTTTAATATATTTCAAAAACAAATTAAGATTCCTATTAAATTAGTCAATACAGATTCTTGGACTCAAACATTAGCATTTTTAAGAGAGAAGAAATGTGATATTTTAACTTTAGGTAATGTTACTCCAGAAAGAAAAACTTATTTAAATTTTACAAAGGCTTATTTAAAAATACCTTTTATTATTACTACTAAAAATGAACAACATTATGTTAATAACTTAAAATATCTTAAATATAAAACAGTTGGTGTTGTTAAAAATAATGCTTTAATGACCATTCTTCAGAACAAATATCCAAATTTTATAATAAAAGAAGTCAATAGTAATAAAGATGGTTTAGAACAAGTACAAGAAAATAAATTATATGCTTTTGCAGGGAATATGTTAAGTGTAAGTCATATATTACAAACTGAATATATGAATGATTTAAAAATCATGAGTAAACTTGGAAATGAAAAATCTAATTTAGCAATTGGTGTTAGAAATGACGATTTAATGCTTCTTCAGATATTCAATAAACTTGTAGATAATTTATCTGAGGAAACTCATCAAGAGATTATAAATAAGTATCTATCAATTAAATATGAACAAAATGTAAATTATAAGTATTTACCTGAAATCATAGTCTTTGTATTTTTACTTTTATTTGCTGGGGGCTTTATTCATTACCAGTTGAAACAAATCAATAATAAACTTAGGAAGAAAGTAAAAGAAAGAACAGACCAACTGTTAAAGCAAAGTAGACTTGCTCAAATGGGTGAAATGATATCAATGATTGCCCATCAATGGAGGCAACCACTAACTGCAATTTCTGCAACTACAAACAGTTTATTAATTAAGCTAATATTAGAAGAAAAAATTTCAAATAATGATTTAAGAAAAGAAATATTACTAATATCAGATTATGCCCAACATCTATCAATGACAATCGATGATTTTAGAAACTTTTTTAAAAAAGACAAAGAAAAAAGTAGTATAACTTTAGAAAAAATTATAAAGAACTCAATGTCAATAGTTAATCCTTCTCTTGAATCAAAAGGGATAGAATTAAAGGTTGATTTTAACTGTAATAAAGAATTAAAGCTTTTCTCTTCTGAAGTGAATCAAGTTCTTTTAAATATTATAAAAAATTCTGAAGATGCTTTATTTGAAAATAATATTTCAAATCCATTAATCATAATAAGAACTTTTTTTGACCAGACTTATGCGATAATTGAAATTGAAGATAATGCAGGTGGAGTCCCCGAAGATATAATTGATAAGGTTTTTGATCCATATTTTTCTACTAAAGAAAGTAAAGATGGAACAGGTTTAGGACTTTATATGAGTAAACTAATTATAAATGACCATTGTAATGGTAAATTGAATATAAAAAATAGTCAAGATGGAGCTATATTTAAAATAAGAATTCCTCTTTAA
- a CDS encoding SufE family protein → MSIEQRVNDIKEDLDFFEDELQKYEYIIDLGKKLDSLDDEYKVPAHIVHGCTSQVWLVCEQKDGKLYFKGTSDAVIVKGLVYIILKIFSDSTIEELKDTDMDIVYELNLSEVITPNRQSGIIGMIKKIKEYAIKA, encoded by the coding sequence GTGAGTATTGAACAAAGAGTAAATGATATAAAAGAAGACCTAGATTTTTTTGAAGATGAATTACAAAAATATGAATACATAATAGATTTAGGTAAAAAACTAGATTCTTTAGATGATGAATATAAAGTTCCAGCACATATAGTCCATGGTTGTACTTCACAAGTTTGGTTAGTATGTGAACAAAAAGATGGAAAGTTATACTTTAAAGGAACATCTGATGCTGTAATCGTAAAAGGTTTAGTATATATCATTCTAAAAATATTCTCTGATTCAACAATTGAAGAACTTAAAGATACTGACATGGATATAGTCTATGAGCTAAATTTAAGTGAGGTTATTACTCCAAATAGACAAAGTGGAATAATAGGAATGATAAAAAAAATAAAAGAATATGCTATTAAAGCGTAA
- a CDS encoding aminotransferase class V-fold PLP-dependent enzyme, whose amino-acid sequence MFKKDFPYFNNSEIVYLDNAATTQKPEAVINSQTEYYEKYCANTHRSNFGDANKATQKFEDARKTLKNFINANINEEIIFTKGVTESINFIASSYAKNFKTVIISSLEHHSNIVPWHMQGRSLGNGLEVVKVNDNLDFNFAHFKELLKENPNAFVSVTHISNAFGKIHDIKIITELAHKYGAVVMIDGAQSLAHMKVDMQELDVDFFAISSHKTFGPTGVGAIYIKEKYLKNVEAYQTGGATIHEVDFNSSTLLDSPYKFEAGTQNIAGIIGFAEALNFISHVGYENIEAIEKNVYNYLDEELRKIPNIIFYNNIEDSVGSRSFNFENIVHDDIGILVDKMGIALRVGHHCAQPIMKQLDIRGTIRVSISFYNDYKDVDKLIVALKRALSMLED is encoded by the coding sequence ATGTTTAAAAAAGATTTTCCATATTTCAATAATTCTGAAATAGTATATTTAGACAATGCAGCAACTACTCAAAAACCAGAAGCTGTAATAAATTCACAGACAGAATATTATGAAAAATATTGTGCAAATACACATAGAAGTAATTTTGGTGATGCAAATAAAGCAACTCAAAAGTTTGAAGATGCAAGAAAAACACTTAAAAATTTTATAAATGCAAATATAAATGAAGAGATAATATTTACAAAAGGTGTAACTGAATCTATAAATTTTATAGCAAGTTCTTACGCAAAAAATTTTAAAACAGTTATTATCTCTAGCTTAGAGCATCATTCAAATATAGTTCCATGGCATATGCAAGGAAGAAGTTTAGGAAATGGTTTAGAAGTAGTAAAAGTAAATGACAACTTAGATTTTAACTTTGCACATTTTAAAGAACTACTAAAAGAGAATCCAAATGCCTTTGTAAGTGTAACTCATATCTCAAATGCCTTTGGAAAAATACATGATATAAAAATCATCACAGAACTTGCTCATAAGTATGGTGCTGTAGTTATGATAGATGGAGCACAAAGTCTAGCTCATATGAAAGTAGATATGCAAGAGCTTGATGTGGACTTTTTTGCAATATCTTCACATAAAACTTTTGGACCTACAGGTGTTGGTGCCATATATATAAAAGAAAAGTATTTAAAAAATGTAGAGGCTTATCAAACTGGAGGAGCTACTATACATGAAGTTGATTTTAATAGTTCGACTTTATTAGATTCTCCATATAAGTTTGAAGCTGGTACTCAAAATATTGCAGGAATAATTGGCTTTGCAGAAGCTTTAAATTTTATTTCACATGTTGGATACGAAAATATCGAAGCTATCGAAAAAAATGTATATAATTATCTAGATGAGGAATTAAGAAAAATACCTAATATCATCTTTTACAATAATATAGAAGATAGTGTAGGAAGTAGAAGTTTTAATTTTGAAAATATTGTTCATGATGATATTGGGATACTTGTTGACAAAATGGGTATTGCACTTAGAGTGGGACACCATTGTGCACAACCTATTATGAAGCAACTTGATATTAGAGGAACAATTAGAGTTTCAATTTCATTTTACAATGATTATAAAGATGTTGATAAGTTAATAGTGGCACTAAAAAGAGCTTTAAGTATGTTAGAAGATTAG
- a CDS encoding SufD family Fe-S cluster assembly protein, with the protein MKLIDLKNIKFPTKKDEEFRKIDLSSLYEYSFKDKKDYVINLDLGQKNKVSSTNNELYKINQNLDSKNYELIIKEDTKEPIVVVHVLKDDDIINTNTLHIKVEKGIKASIIEVFLSNCKNTFYSVNREFEIKDNANLNYFKYQDIKESNKLIINSIIDLKNNANIEHTSFELGDGFNLNIYETSLDNIESSLNINGLVRLYKEAHSSSIFNTLHNNKSSFSNVNYKHSLHDNSKAVFEAKSIVNENANFSKVLQNSNTILLSDDATIFAKPHLEISIDELEASHGATVGSLNKDQLLYLRSRGIEENKAFDMLLKAFENEIYDNIKDEKIKRFIANFKRSDYV; encoded by the coding sequence ATGAAACTAATTGATTTAAAAAATATAAAATTTCCTACAAAAAAAGATGAAGAGTTTAGAAAAATAGACCTTTCTTCACTTTATGAGTATAGTTTTAAAGATAAAAAAGATTATGTAATAAATTTAGATTTAGGACAAAAAAATAAAGTATCATCTACAAATAATGAGCTTTATAAAATAAATCAGAATTTGGACTCAAAAAACTATGAACTTATTATCAAAGAAGATACTAAAGAACCAATTGTTGTTGTTCATGTATTAAAAGATGATGATATTATAAATACAAACACTCTACATATAAAAGTAGAAAAAGGTATCAAAGCTTCTATAATAGAAGTTTTCTTATCAAATTGTAAAAATACATTTTATAGTGTAAATAGAGAGTTTGAGATTAAAGATAACGCAAATTTAAACTATTTTAAGTATCAAGATATAAAAGAGTCAAATAAATTGATTATAAATTCTATCATTGATTTAAAAAATAATGCAAATATAGAGCATACAAGTTTTGAATTAGGAGATGGATTTAATCTAAATATTTATGAAACTTCTTTAGATAATATTGAATCAAGTTTAAATATAAATGGTCTGGTAAGATTATATAAAGAAGCACATTCATCATCGATATTTAATACCCTTCATAACAACAAGAGTTCATTTAGTAATGTAAACTATAAACACTCTTTACATGATAATTCAAAAGCAGTGTTTGAAGCGAAATCTATAGTAAATGAAAATGCAAACTTTTCAAAAGTTTTACAAAACTCAAATACTATTTTACTAAGTGATGATGCAACAATATTTGCAAAACCTCATCTAGAAATATCTATTGATGAATTAGAAGCAAGTCATGGTGCAACAGTTGGTTCACTTAACAAAGACCAACTTTTATATTTACGCTCAAGAGGAATAGAAGAAAATAAGGCATTTGATATGCTTTTAAAAGCTTTTGAGAATGAAATATACGATAATATAAAAGACGAAAAAATAAAAAGATTTATAGCAAATTTTAAAAGAAGTGATTATGTTTAA
- the sufB gene encoding Fe-S cluster assembly protein SufB encodes MSDNQKIKELLNNDYKMGFETLVESDTFPKGLDENVIKAISKKKNEPSWLLDFRLKAYKRWLKMEEPSWANLRYPMIDYNDISYFSAPKKALDSLDEVDPEILKTYEKLGIPLEEQKMLAGVAVDAVFDSVSVKTTYQEELEKLGIIFCSVSDAANNHPELLKKYLASVVSTGDNYFAALNSAVFTDGSFVYIPPNVRCPMELSTYFRINALDTGQFERTIIIADKGSYVSYNEGCSAPSRDERQLHAAVVELVALDNAQIKYSTIQNWYPGDENGKGGILNFVTKRGLCQGENSKISWTQVETGSSLTWKYPSCILKGKNSVGEFYSVAISSRAQQADTGSKMIHLGENTKSTIISKGISAMTGVNAYRGLVRVGKNAKNARNISECDSLLIGNKCKAHTYPYHEIKNASSNIEHEATTSKISDEQLFYLNQRGISEEDAIAMIVNGFCKEVLKELPMEFAAEAKELLSISLEGSVG; translated from the coding sequence ATGAGTGACAATCAAAAAATTAAAGAGTTATTAAACAACGATTATAAGATGGGTTTTGAGACTTTAGTAGAAAGTGATACTTTCCCTAAAGGTCTAGATGAAAATGTAATTAAAGCAATTTCAAAAAAGAAAAATGAACCATCATGGCTTTTAGATTTTAGATTAAAGGCATATAAAAGATGGTTAAAAATGGAAGAACCATCTTGGGCAAATTTAAGATACCCGATGATTGACTATAATGATATTTCATATTTTTCTGCACCAAAAAAAGCATTGGATTCTTTAGATGAAGTAGACCCAGAGATTTTAAAAACATATGAAAAACTTGGAATCCCACTTGAAGAGCAAAAAATGCTTGCAGGTGTTGCGGTTGATGCAGTATTTGATTCAGTTTCAGTTAAAACAACATATCAAGAAGAGTTAGAAAAACTAGGAATTATATTTTGTTCTGTTTCAGATGCAGCAAATAATCATCCAGAATTACTAAAAAAATATTTAGCATCAGTTGTATCTACAGGAGACAACTATTTTGCAGCACTAAATAGTGCAGTATTTACAGATGGTAGTTTTGTATATATTCCACCAAATGTAAGATGTCCAATGGAACTATCTACTTATTTTAGAATAAATGCCTTAGATACTGGACAATTTGAAAGAACTATTATCATTGCAGATAAAGGATCTTATGTATCTTACAATGAAGGGTGTTCTGCTCCAAGTAGAGATGAAAGACAACTTCATGCAGCAGTAGTTGAACTTGTAGCTCTTGATAATGCACAAATAAAATATTCTACTATTCAAAACTGGTATCCAGGTGATGAAAATGGTAAAGGTGGTATTTTAAACTTTGTTACGAAAAGAGGATTATGTCAAGGTGAGAATTCAAAAATATCTTGGACTCAAGTTGAAACAGGTTCATCTTTAACATGGAAATACCCATCATGTATTTTAAAAGGTAAGAACTCAGTTGGAGAGTTTTATTCAGTTGCTATTTCAAGCAGGGCTCAACAAGCAGATACTGGAAGTAAAATGATTCACTTAGGTGAAAATACAAAATCAACAATTATCTCAAAAGGTATTTCAGCAATGACTGGAGTAAATGCCTATAGAGGATTAGTAAGAGTTGGTAAAAATGCGAAAAATGCAAGAAATATTTCTGAGTGTGATTCTTTACTTATTGGAAACAAGTGTAAAGCACATACTTATCCATATCATGAGATAAAAAATGCTTCATCAAATATAGAACATGAAGCTACTACTTCAAAAATTTCTGATGAACAATTGTTCTATCTAAATCAAAGAGGGATAAGTGAAGAAGATGCCATTGCAATGATTGTAAATGGTTTTTGTAAAGAAGTTTTAAAAGAGTTACCAATGGAATTTGCAGCAGAAGCAAAAGAACTTTTAAGTATATCACTTGAAGGTAGTGTTGGATAA
- a CDS encoding MFS transporter has translation MQKKELLIVIYTITILLSVMYATQPLQPLLANEFEVSIVKASSFTAVIMLFLAISPIIYGYILESVKTKKVLIIASVTLFITNLALGFANNYEIFLIIRTIEAMVIPAILTACMSILANDKENTKLNMSIYVAATVFGGLVGRVFSGFIAEEFGWRVVFFSLSFALLIGLYFIKQLSFEGDANLVKPKIKDITNILKDKRFIVIYSLMFTIFFVFAGLLNILPFRIKELIPETSETQIGLLYLGYGMGIIISLTIHKIVKFFKKELRTVVAGVVIFIISTSLFLSSNALFLFSVVFLFCIGMFTVHTVSTRIANSLKASQKALTSGMYLTFYYIGGAFGSIIPSIVYAKYGWDFTIYMFVFVLTLILIFVHLNRRLFKAFN, from the coding sequence ATGCAGAAAAAAGAATTACTGATAGTTATATATACAATTACTATACTACTATCAGTAATGTATGCAACACAACCCTTGCAACCACTTTTAGCAAATGAATTTGAAGTATCAATTGTAAAAGCTTCCTCTTTTACGGCTGTTATTATGCTTTTTCTAGCTATTTCACCTATAATTTATGGATATATTTTAGAATCAGTTAAAACAAAAAAAGTTTTAATCATAGCTTCTGTTACACTTTTTATAACCAACCTTGCTTTAGGTTTTGCAAATAATTATGAAATATTTCTAATCATAAGAACAATTGAAGCAATGGTAATACCAGCAATACTCACAGCGTGTATGTCTATACTTGCAAATGATAAAGAAAATACAAAACTAAATATGTCAATTTATGTTGCAGCAACTGTATTTGGAGGATTAGTAGGAAGGGTGTTTTCTGGGTTTATTGCAGAAGAATTTGGATGGAGAGTAGTTTTCTTTTCGCTATCTTTTGCACTTTTAATAGGACTATATTTTATAAAACAACTCTCTTTTGAAGGAGATGCTAATTTAGTAAAACCTAAAATAAAAGATATTACAAATATTTTAAAAGATAAAAGATTTATAGTTATCTATTCACTAATGTTTACTATCTTTTTTGTATTTGCAGGACTTTTAAATATTTTACCATTTAGAATAAAAGAGCTTATACCTGAAACGTCTGAGACTCAGATTGGACTTTTATATTTGGGATATGGTATGGGAATTATTATCTCATTAACTATTCATAAAATTGTAAAGTTTTTTAAAAAAGAACTTCGAACTGTAGTTGCAGGAGTTGTTATATTTATAATTTCAACAAGTTTATTTCTTAGTTCAAATGCTTTGTTTTTATTTTCAGTTGTATTTCTTTTTTGTATTGGTATGTTTACAGTTCATACAGTATCAACAAGAATTGCAAACTCTCTTAAAGCCTCACAAAAAGCTTTAACTTCTGGTATGTATTTGACTTTTTATTATATTGGTGGAGCATTTGGTTCAATAATTCCATCAATTGTATATGCAAAATATGGATGGGACTTTACTATTTATATGTTTGTATTTGTACTTACACTTATTTTAATTTTTGTACATCTAAATAGAAGACTTTTTAAAGCTTTTAATTAG
- a CDS encoding amino acid ABC transporter permease → MFKNISYNFNWESVYEYRQKFVDGFLMTIIISFFALILSFVIGLFFAYGQNSRFIPLRFFSRFYIELIRGTPLLVQILIFFYVFANNLGFENRYIVGTVILALFAGAYVCEIIRAAIESVDFEQYETSLSLGMSAYQMYVYVIFPQAFRRMLPALTGQFASIIKDSSLLSIISISEFTMNAQEVNAYTYSTLESYIPLAIGYLMLTYPISYYTSKLEANIHK, encoded by the coding sequence ATGTTTAAAAACATATCTTACAATTTTAATTGGGAAAGTGTTTACGAATATAGACAAAAGTTTGTTGATGGTTTTTTAATGACTATCATCATATCTTTTTTTGCACTTATTTTAAGCTTTGTTATTGGATTGTTTTTTGCATATGGACAAAACTCAAGATTTATTCCTCTTAGATTTTTCTCAAGATTTTATATTGAGCTAATAAGAGGAACACCTCTTCTTGTACAAATACTAATCTTCTTTTACGTATTTGCAAATAACTTAGGTTTTGAAAATAGATATATAGTTGGTACTGTTATTCTCGCACTTTTTGCGGGAGCATATGTATGTGAGATAATAAGAGCAGCAATAGAATCAGTAGATTTTGAACAGTATGAAACAAGTCTAAGTCTAGGGATGTCAGCATATCAAATGTATGTATATGTAATATTCCCACAAGCTTTTAGAAGAATGTTGCCAGCACTAACAGGACAGTTTGCTAGTATCATAAAAGACTCATCACTACTTTCAATCATATCAATTAGTGAATTTACTATGAATGCCCAAGAAGTAAATGCATATACTTATTCAACACTTGAAAGTTATATTCCGCTTGCTATTGGATATTTGATGTTAACTTATCCTATTTCTTATTATACAAGTAAATTAGAAGCTAATATTCATAAATAA
- a CDS encoding transporter substrate-binding domain-containing protein: MKKLLLVFLSSILALVLVGCGEKKEEQKTEAKIEKKVLKVGMELAYPPFEMSEKDGTPSGVSVDFAKALGKYLGREVVIENIAWDGLIPSLKTGKVDLIISSMTITEERKKSIDFSIPYAQSSLAILANKESGVKSIDDLNVAGKKVAVKKGSTGHIYAKDNLPNAEVLVFDKEAACVLEVVQGKADGFIYDQLTIYKNYAKNMDTTVPLLQSFQKDFEYWGVAIKQNDPLKGEVDSFITKAKADGTFDTLANKYLTDAKKTFDELNIPFFF, from the coding sequence ATGAAGAAACTCCTTTTAGTATTTCTTTCATCAATACTTGCTCTAGTTTTAGTAGGTTGTGGAGAGAAAAAAGAAGAACAGAAAACTGAAGCTAAAATTGAAAAAAAAGTTTTGAAAGTTGGTATGGAATTAGCCTACCCTCCTTTTGAAATGAGTGAAAAAGATGGAACACCTTCAGGGGTATCTGTAGATTTTGCAAAAGCACTAGGTAAATATTTAGGTAGAGAAGTTGTAATCGAAAATATTGCATGGGATGGTTTAATTCCCTCACTTAAAACTGGAAAAGTTGACCTTATTATTTCATCTATGACAATAACAGAAGAAAGAAAAAAATCAATTGATTTTTCAATTCCATATGCACAATCTTCTTTAGCAATCTTAGCAAATAAAGAATCAGGAGTTAAATCTATTGATGATTTAAATGTAGCAGGGAAAAAAGTTGCAGTAAAAAAAGGTTCAACTGGACATATTTATGCAAAAGACAATTTACCAAATGCAGAAGTTTTAGTATTTGATAAAGAAGCTGCTTGTGTACTTGAAGTTGTTCAAGGAAAAGCTGATGGGTTTATTTATGACCAATTAACTATTTATAAAAACTATGCAAAAAATATGGATACAACTGTTCCTTTACTTCAATCTTTTCAAAAAGACTTTGAATACTGGGGAGTTGCTATAAAACAAAATGATCCTTTAAAAGGTGAAGTTGACTCTTTTATTACGAAAGCAAAAGCAGATGGAACATTTGATACTCTTGCAAATAAATATTTAACAGATGCTAAAAAAACATTTGATGAATTAAATATTCCATTTTTCTTTTAG